Proteins encoded together in one Anguilla anguilla isolate fAngAng1 chromosome 9, fAngAng1.pri, whole genome shotgun sequence window:
- the LOC118236545 gene encoding guanine nucleotide-binding protein G(I)/G(S)/G(O) subunit gamma-3 translates to MKGDTPVNSTMSVGQARKLVEQLKIEASMCRIKVSKAAADLMAYCDAHACEDPLISPVPTSENPFREKKFFCALL, encoded by the exons ATGAAAGGAGATACCCCAGTAAATAGCACAATGAGTGTCGGTCAGGCCAGGAAGCTGGTGGAGCAGCTGAAGATTGAAGCCAGTATGTGTCGGATCAAG GTGTCAAAGGCAGCGGCAGACTTGATGGCATACTGCGATGCCCATGCCTGTGAGGACCCTCTCATCTCTCCCGTGCCAACCTCTGAAAACCCTTTCAGGGAGAAGAAGTTCTTCTGTGCCCTCCTCTGA
- the LOC118236544 gene encoding barrier-to-autointegration factor-like encodes MSSTSQKHKEFVAEPMGEKPVMALAGIGEVLGKRLEERGFDKAYVVLGQFLVLRKDDELFRDWLKDACGANAKQQRDCYGCLREWCDSFL; translated from the exons ATGTCATCAACATCCCAAAAGCACAAGGAGTTTGTCGCTGAGCCCATGGGAGAGAAGCCAGTTATGGCATTGGCTGGAATTGGCGAGGTGTTGGGAAAGAGGCTAGAGGAAAGGGGCTTTGACAAG gcaTACGTGGTCCTGGGGCAGTTCCTAGTGCTGAGGAAGGATGACGAACTGTTCCGGGATTGGCTAAAGGATGCGTGTGGTGCAAACGCCAAGCAGCAGAGAGATTGCTATGGGTGCCTGCGAGAATGGTGCGACTCCTTTCTGTAG